A single Anaerolineae bacterium DNA region contains:
- the glmM gene encoding phosphoglucosamine mutase: protein MSHEKIFGTDGIRRKVSDFTVEFLIHLGQTIGYWLGQNNQTATVLIGRDTRRSGELIEAALTTGLLAQGVNVSSLGVIPTSGVAYLTKETEARLGIMLSGSHNSAADNGIKFFNEQGFKLTETTEQEIEALLGQHKPYPLVAYDRLGKIKPGQQYFTQYAEHLVTSWKGKKNLAGCKIVVDCTHGATYQLGPDVLKRLGAEVIVLNNQPDGLNINPDYTGSYDSHKPASVPELVVKSKANFGIGFDGDGDRLLLVDEQGNYLDGDHILAMLAQDMQARHCLTNNTVVTTIMRNLGLDLAFEQMGIGLAVTPVGDKYVADCMVQNNYVLGGEQAGHIIIFEDGQTTGDGIYVALRVAALLVNSGQPLSALAGMMQQYPQKIEHVRNVPPTESLAEITGLVEQIKKSEEVLTRSGPQFINVRYSGTERGLVRITVKGIVQAEIEQEAAKIAAVIETWQKSQGAG from the coding sequence ATGTCTCATGAAAAGATTTTTGGCACCGATGGCATCCGCCGAAAAGTGAGCGATTTTACCGTAGAGTTTCTGATCCATTTGGGCCAAACCATTGGCTACTGGTTGGGGCAAAACAACCAAACGGCCACCGTTTTGATTGGCCGGGACACCCGCCGGTCGGGCGAACTGATTGAGGCGGCCCTGACCACCGGCCTGCTGGCGCAGGGGGTCAACGTGAGCAGTTTAGGCGTGATCCCCACCTCCGGCGTGGCCTACCTGACCAAAGAAACCGAGGCCAGGTTGGGCATTATGCTTTCGGGGTCGCATAACTCCGCGGCCGATAATGGTATCAAATTCTTTAATGAGCAGGGCTTCAAGCTGACTGAAACAACAGAGCAAGAAATCGAAGCGCTTTTAGGTCAACATAAGCCTTACCCGTTAGTGGCCTACGACCGGTTGGGTAAAATCAAACCCGGCCAGCAGTATTTCACCCAGTATGCCGAACACCTGGTCACTTCCTGGAAAGGCAAAAAAAATCTGGCCGGCTGTAAAATTGTGGTTGACTGCACCCATGGCGCCACCTATCAACTTGGCCCGGATGTGCTGAAACGGCTGGGAGCCGAAGTGATTGTTTTGAACAACCAACCCGACGGCTTGAATATCAACCCGGATTATACCGGCAGTTACGACTCTCACAAACCGGCTTCGGTGCCGGAGTTGGTGGTCAAAAGCAAGGCCAATTTTGGCATCGGCTTTGACGGCGATGGCGACCGGCTGCTGCTGGTGGATGAGCAGGGCAATTACCTGGACGGCGACCACATTCTGGCCATGCTGGCCCAAGATATGCAGGCACGCCATTGTTTAACCAATAATACCGTGGTAACCACCATTATGCGCAACCTGGGGCTGGACCTGGCTTTTGAGCAGATGGGCATTGGCCTAGCTGTGACGCCCGTAGGCGACAAATACGTGGCCGATTGTATGGTCCAGAACAATTACGTGTTGGGCGGCGAGCAGGCCGGGCACATCATTATCTTTGAAGACGGCCAAACCACGGGCGACGGCATCTATGTGGCCCTCAGAGTGGCCGCGCTGCTGGTCAATTCGGGCCAACCCCTCTCCGCCCTGGCCGGTATGATGCAGCAGTATCCGCAGAAGATAGAACACGTCAGAAACGTTCCCCCCACCGAATCATTGGCCGAAATCACGGGCCTGGTCGAGCAGATCAAAAAGTCTGAGGAAGTTTTGACCCGTTCCGGCCCGCAATTTATCAACGTTAGATATTCTGGCACGGAAAGGGGTTTGGTGCGGATTACGGTCAAGGGCATTGTTCAGGCAGAAATTGAGCAAGAAGCCGCTAAAATTGCCGCAGTGATTGAAACATGGCAAAAATCACAGGGAGCAGGCTAA
- a CDS encoding CinA family nicotinamide mononucleotide deamidase-related protein translates to MHAELVMIGSELLLGEIVDTNANRLAKMLRQIGLDLYYKTTVGDNEARITAVLKLALDRSDVVITSGGLGPTVDDMTRQAVANATGRKLIYSKKLERQIAARFRSFGRQMADNNKRQAYLPEGAIPLRNPVGTAPCFLSEDVAGRGFIISLPGVPRELEYMMENTVLPLLVERMGGAKIIKARILRTCAVGESDVDRAIGDLMTAANPTVGLAAHPGQTDIRITAKANSGVEADALIAPIEAELRRRLGVAIYGVGQETVPEVVGRLLMGKGLKLAVLDTLTGGQLVRDVLECGYGDLIVTDLRPSNPREAFQAVDLPGQAELEKADGFTQAAALARAIAPAEGVGLTLLGPLDDGVNDNLTFIAVSGNSLAQEVRERGRTRRFRNREEDYIRRWLVTQGLDWVRRAVLGQLTSPVDWK, encoded by the coding sequence GTGCATGCAGAACTGGTGATGATTGGCAGCGAACTGCTGCTTGGCGAAATTGTTGATACCAATGCTAATAGATTGGCCAAAATGCTACGCCAGATTGGTCTGGACCTTTACTACAAAACCACCGTGGGCGACAACGAGGCCCGCATCACCGCAGTCCTCAAGCTGGCCCTGGACCGTTCGGACGTGGTCATTACTTCGGGTGGGTTAGGTCCCACGGTGGATGATATGACCCGCCAGGCCGTGGCCAACGCCACCGGGCGAAAACTGATCTACAGCAAAAAATTGGAGCGACAAATTGCCGCCCGGTTTCGCAGCTTTGGCCGGCAAATGGCCGACAACAACAAACGGCAGGCTTACCTTCCCGAAGGAGCTATCCCCTTGCGAAACCCGGTGGGCACGGCCCCCTGCTTTTTAAGTGAGGATGTGGCCGGGCGCGGCTTTATCATCTCTCTGCCCGGCGTGCCCCGCGAGTTGGAGTACATGATGGAAAATACCGTGCTGCCGCTGCTGGTTGAGCGGATGGGTGGGGCCAAAATTATCAAGGCCCGCATCCTACGCACCTGCGCCGTGGGCGAGAGCGATGTGGACCGGGCCATTGGCGATTTGATGACCGCGGCCAATCCTACCGTGGGCCTGGCCGCCCATCCCGGCCAAACCGACATCCGCATTACGGCCAAAGCCAACAGCGGGGTTGAAGCCGACGCCCTGATTGCGCCTATTGAGGCCGAACTGCGCCGGCGCCTGGGCGTGGCCATTTACGGCGTCGGTCAGGAAACTGTGCCGGAAGTGGTGGGGCGGCTGTTGATGGGGAAAGGGCTGAAGTTGGCCGTGCTTGACACCCTGACCGGGGGCCAATTGGTGCGCGACGTGTTGGAATGTGGCTATGGCGATTTAATTGTCACCGACCTGCGCCCCTCAAACCCACGTGAGGCTTTCCAGGCAGTGGACCTGCCGGGCCAAGCCGAGTTGGAAAAAGCAGACGGCTTTACCCAGGCTGCCGCCCTGGCCAGGGCGATTGCCCCGGCGGAAGGAGTCGGCTTGACGCTACTTGGTCCCTTGGACGATGGCGTGAACGACAACCTCACCTTCATTGCCGTATCCGGCAATTCGTTGGCCCAGGAAGTGCGGGAAAGAGGACGCACCCGCCGCTTCCGCAATCGGGAAGAGGATTATATTCGTCGCTGGTTGGTGACCCAGGGTTTGGATTGGGTGCGGCGGGCCGTGTTGGGCCAATTGACTTCGCCAGTGGATTGGAAATAG
- a CDS encoding glycosyltransferase family 2 protein, whose protein sequence is MVSKELSILIPMYNEQTTIGATLAELIKEGFNERYNIIICDDDSGDTSMEIVQKIAQNHNNISVIQNKPNGKKIGAIKTGLEKVKTTYVLLLDADAMVKEVSASLDVLIERMKAQKLAAMGFIVRLPAGTFLESLQALEYLLVTDRLRRLLGVVVCLSGSGVLWEVTKLKKVLKDHSGALPGDDLESTIRAAQLGYNLAYEDEKVFITTKPKQTLKELIKQRADIWDVGLIRTYLELQSALIQKGRYGAFFMSVFITDILAHPIKLLSLAGLIIVIGLALAESWGISLLSETATNTFINLLRITSLIYLALWLLNIIALIFSTPNLQGLRFGLYFTLYLALPLFPFLRGTEDIGRALGLTYLWWYIFCAILILYGKERKRVKILWLIFGVIMPIYFAFLVIFPRTIGFLKYGLARLYSQAFPLD, encoded by the coding sequence ATGGTATCTAAAGAACTCTCCATTCTCATTCCTATGTATAACGAACAAACAACAATTGGCGCAACCCTGGCAGAACTCATCAAAGAGGGATTCAACGAGCGATACAACATCATTATTTGCGATGATGATTCAGGCGACACGTCAATGGAAATAGTCCAAAAAATTGCCCAAAACCATAACAATATTTCTGTTATTCAGAACAAACCCAACGGCAAAAAAATTGGGGCCATCAAAACCGGATTAGAAAAGGTAAAAACAACTTATGTCCTTTTATTAGATGCCGATGCGATGGTCAAAGAAGTCTCTGCCTCGCTTGACGTTCTCATTGAGCGAATGAAGGCCCAGAAACTTGCGGCAATGGGATTCATAGTGCGATTGCCGGCAGGAACCTTTCTGGAATCTTTACAAGCCCTTGAATATTTATTGGTAACCGACAGACTACGACGCTTATTAGGGGTGGTAGTGTGTCTCTCCGGCAGTGGTGTTTTATGGGAGGTTACAAAGCTTAAAAAAGTGCTAAAGGATCATAGTGGCGCTTTGCCGGGGGATGATTTAGAAAGCACAATTCGGGCCGCCCAACTTGGCTACAACCTGGCATACGAGGATGAAAAAGTATTCATAACAACCAAACCCAAACAAACCCTAAAAGAGTTGATCAAACAGCGAGCCGATATTTGGGACGTTGGCCTTATTCGTACTTATCTTGAGCTACAGAGCGCCTTGATCCAAAAAGGTCGCTATGGCGCCTTTTTTATGAGTGTCTTCATCACAGATATACTTGCTCATCCAATCAAATTACTCAGCCTGGCAGGACTAATTATTGTTATTGGATTAGCCTTGGCCGAAAGTTGGGGCATTTCACTTTTAAGCGAAACGGCTACTAATACTTTCATCAACCTGCTTCGGATCACAAGCCTGATTTATCTGGCGCTTTGGCTTCTTAATATCATTGCCCTCATCTTCTCTACCCCAAATCTTCAAGGTCTGCGTTTTGGTTTATATTTTACGTTATATTTGGCCCTGCCACTTTTTCCTTTTTTAAGGGGCACAGAAGATATTGGCCGGGCCTTAGGGCTTACCTATTTATGGTGGTATATATTTTGTGCTATTCTTATTCTCTATGGCAAGGAGCGTAAAAGGGTAAAAATACTTTGGTTGATATTTGGGGTTATCATGCCCATCTATTTTGCATTTCTCGTTATATTTCCCCGAACAATAGGTTTCTTGAAATATGGCCTGGCCAGACTATATAGCCAGGCTTTTCCTTTAGATTAA
- a CDS encoding phosphomannomutase/phosphoglucomutase: MKVDPGIFRAYDIRGIYPDELNEKTGYAIGRAFVTFLGIDRVIVGRDMRLSGPQMFDAVSRGLMDQGADVINIGMVSTDQYYYACATLGHAGIMVTASHNPAQYSGLKMVKKMPQLLSGDGGIQDLRQIVENDAYAQPTRTGAMTEQDLSEDFVNMVLSLIDRETLASLKVIADTGNGMVGPILTRIYKRLPGINLTGMYLEPDGSLPNHGLDPLQPENRAELEQRVVADGADIGFAFDGDGDRFFTIDNRGEFVPGDFLTALMGQYYLKKYPGSKILYDVRASWAVPDLITAAGGTPLMERVGHAFIKARMAKEDAAFAGEVTGHYYFKDFFFADSGIIPSLIILDILSKKKASLAELLEPLEAKYFISGEINTRISGDPKAKMQELADTFKDADIHWLDGVSITYNNWHFNVRPSNTEPLLRLNLEAKSQTLMEEKRDQVLDIIRN; encoded by the coding sequence ATGAAAGTTGATCCGGGCATTTTTAGAGCCTACGATATTCGCGGTATTTATCCAGATGAGTTGAATGAAAAGACCGGATACGCCATTGGCCGCGCTTTTGTTACCTTTTTGGGCATTGACCGGGTAATTGTGGGGCGCGATATGCGTCTCTCCGGCCCGCAGATGTTTGATGCGGTGAGCCGGGGTTTGATGGACCAGGGTGCGGATGTGATCAACATAGGCATGGTCAGCACCGACCAATATTACTATGCCTGCGCCACCCTGGGCCACGCCGGAATAATGGTTACGGCTTCGCACAATCCAGCCCAATACAGCGGCTTAAAAATGGTCAAAAAAATGCCCCAACTACTCAGCGGCGACGGCGGTATTCAAGACCTGCGGCAGATTGTGGAAAACGACGCTTACGCTCAACCAACCCGCACCGGCGCGATGACGGAACAAGATTTGAGTGAGGATTTTGTAAACATGGTTTTGAGCTTGATTGATCGTGAAACCCTGGCTTCGCTCAAAGTGATCGCCGATACCGGCAACGGCATGGTTGGCCCCATTCTCACCCGCATCTACAAACGACTGCCCGGCATCAACCTGACTGGCATGTATCTGGAGCCTGACGGCAGCCTGCCCAATCATGGTTTAGACCCGCTCCAGCCCGAAAACCGGGCGGAGCTGGAACAGCGCGTGGTGGCCGACGGCGCAGACATCGGCTTTGCCTTTGACGGCGACGGCGACCGTTTTTTTACCATTGACAACCGGGGTGAATTTGTGCCCGGCGACTTTTTGACCGCCTTAATGGGCCAATATTATTTAAAAAAATATCCCGGCTCCAAGATATTGTACGACGTGCGCGCTTCCTGGGCCGTGCCCGATTTGATCACCGCTGCCGGCGGCACGCCCTTAATGGAACGGGTGGGTCATGCCTTTATCAAAGCCCGCATGGCCAAAGAAGATGCTGCTTTTGCCGGTGAAGTGACTGGCCATTACTACTTCAAGGATTTCTTCTTTGCCGATTCTGGCATCATTCCCTCACTCATCATCCTGGATATTCTCTCCAAAAAGAAAGCCAGCCTGGCTGAACTCCTCGAACCTTTGGAGGCCAAATACTTCATCTCCGGCGAAATCAACACCCGCATCTCCGGCGATCCCAAAGCCAAAATGCAGGAGTTGGCCGATACCTTCAAAGACGCCGACATCCATTGGTTGGATGGCGTCTCTATTACTTACAACAACTGGCATTTCAACGTTCGCCCCTCCAACACCGAGCCGCTATTGCGCCTGAACCTGGAGGCCAAATCACAGACATTAATGGAAGAAAAGCGGGACCAGGTTTTGGACATTATTCGCAACTGA
- a CDS encoding ABC transporter permease, with product MNNEMSLPNGPKPAHFYKNTAWRLVASLIWIGVLFGLTAILAIIVVSAGNFNLKGLMPNLLMIGLMAPAMVMIVGAGGLDLSVGSVVALIGVIVALMMQDGSPVMAIILGLGIALLIGLINGVLVGLARIPGVLITLAMLALARGLAFMLTEGYPVQLGRTDSSIFNFLPVLGWILFAVVGIGGILLVQLTPFGRRPAPGQPEQAESWLKRAIFVGGPYLLSSFMAGFAGILLLQRLRIGTPTVGLNLEINVILAVIIGGTCLGGRFGTVIGGLVGAAFVALWQYFLTVNGVNPYLQQFASGVLLLAGGILIFGYYALVGLVYRNRVKIKANDK from the coding sequence ATGAATAACGAAATGTCTTTACCAAACGGGCCAAAGCCTGCCCACTTTTATAAAAATACGGCCTGGCGACTGGTGGCCAGCCTGATTTGGATAGGCGTCTTGTTCGGGCTGACGGCGATACTGGCCATCATTGTGGTTAGCGCCGGGAATTTTAATTTAAAAGGGCTGATGCCTAACCTGCTCATGATTGGTTTGATGGCGCCGGCCATGGTAATGATTGTGGGCGCGGGCGGCTTAGACCTTTCGGTGGGGTCGGTGGTGGCCCTGATTGGCGTGATTGTAGCCCTGATGATGCAAGATGGGTCGCCCGTAATGGCCATCATCCTGGGCTTGGGGATAGCCCTGCTGATTGGTTTAATTAATGGGGTCCTGGTTGGCCTGGCCCGGATACCGGGCGTGCTGATCACCCTGGCCATGTTGGCTTTAGCGCGCGGCCTTGCTTTTATGCTAACTGAAGGATATCCGGTTCAGTTGGGCAGAACAGACAGCTCAATTTTTAATTTTTTACCCGTGCTGGGCTGGATTCTGTTTGCCGTTGTTGGGATTGGGGGGATTTTGCTGGTTCAACTGACCCCCTTTGGCCGGAGACCCGCACCCGGCCAGCCTGAACAAGCGGAATCCTGGCTGAAGCGGGCCATTTTTGTTGGCGGGCCGTACCTGCTCTCCAGTTTTATGGCCGGATTTGCCGGCATCCTGCTGCTGCAACGTCTCCGCATAGGCACGCCCACCGTAGGCCTGAATCTGGAAATCAACGTGATCCTGGCCGTGATTATTGGCGGCACCTGCCTGGGGGGACGATTTGGCACTGTTATCGGCGGGTTGGTTGGAGCGGCCTTTGTGGCCCTCTGGCAATATTTTTTAACGGTTAATGGCGTCAATCCATATTTGCAACAATTTGCCAGCGGCGTGTTGCTATTGGCTGGTGGAATTTTAATTTTTGGTTATTATGCCCTGGTCGGGTTGGTGTACCGTAATCGGGTCAAAATCAAAGCAAACGACAAATAA
- a CDS encoding PP2C family protein-serine/threonine phosphatase has translation MNLLRQFKTWWWVHLTATAPTEVDRELAWRGYVLNTILSGLIVLTALFFVQDLIYWSLGLDSGSALLAVLLLAVFIFLFWLSRKRNIPLAIFLFSLVNVAVSFLLSLGWGVADIATNAFYVMAIVQTGLLLRGRVFVLVLGTLLLGYMSIGWAELRGWFAPPFHTELSANHISVTVLLIFLTFLGYVTSHLIDRVLSAQVVEATRRQELESRTSIAIELQMSMLPTHSPNYTGFEITGQSIPARDVGGDFYDYHQLANGELAIIIGDVTGKGIPAALLMAVTTGMIDSLIPTAAEPTELLVVATSRLQKHSQRSGLNAACLAAFLKRSGALCVANAGCIAPIVRRTSGQVEWLDVFGLPMGVENNLNHYHQVQTILTPGDMVVFTTDGVVEARNEAEKIFGFEALESIVASGPSQSAEEMKHYILDRVEAHRGSAEQNDDVTVVVVRVKGDLPRRG, from the coding sequence ATGAATTTATTGAGGCAGTTCAAAACGTGGTGGTGGGTGCATTTAACGGCCACTGCTCCCACAGAAGTTGATCGGGAATTGGCCTGGCGAGGGTATGTGCTGAATACCATCCTATCGGGGTTGATTGTCCTGACCGCCCTTTTTTTTGTACAGGACCTCATCTATTGGTCATTGGGGTTGGATAGTGGATCAGCCCTATTAGCCGTGCTCCTGTTGGCAGTTTTTATTTTCCTCTTTTGGCTCTCCCGCAAAAGAAACATCCCTCTGGCTATTTTTTTATTTAGTCTGGTGAATGTGGCGGTTAGCTTTCTGCTCAGCTTGGGCTGGGGTGTCGCCGATATAGCCACAAATGCTTTTTACGTGATGGCTATTGTGCAAACCGGCCTTCTGTTGCGGGGCCGGGTTTTTGTTTTGGTGTTAGGCACCTTACTCCTGGGATATATGAGCATTGGCTGGGCTGAACTCCGGGGTTGGTTTGCGCCTCCCTTTCACACCGAATTGAGCGCAAACCATATCAGTGTCACCGTTTTGCTCATCTTTTTGACTTTTTTGGGGTATGTTACCTCGCATTTGATTGACCGGGTCTTGTCCGCCCAAGTGGTCGAAGCCACCCGCCGACAAGAATTGGAAAGCCGCACCAGTATTGCCATCGAACTCCAGATGAGTATGCTACCCACTCATTCCCCCAATTATACCGGGTTCGAGATTACCGGCCAATCAATCCCCGCCCGTGATGTGGGTGGTGATTTTTATGACTATCATCAATTGGCCAATGGTGAATTGGCCATCATTATCGGTGATGTTACCGGTAAAGGAATACCGGCGGCTTTGCTGATGGCCGTAACCACCGGCATGATTGATAGTTTGATCCCCACCGCCGCAGAACCAACCGAACTGTTGGTGGTGGCTACCTCTCGCTTGCAGAAGCATAGCCAGCGTAGCGGTTTGAACGCCGCCTGTTTGGCGGCATTTCTAAAAAGAAGCGGCGCATTGTGTGTGGCCAATGCCGGTTGCATTGCGCCCATCGTGCGCCGCACCAGTGGCCAGGTGGAGTGGCTGGACGTTTTTGGCCTGCCCATGGGCGTAGAAAACAACCTCAACCACTATCACCAGGTTCAAACCATCCTGACGCCGGGGGATATGGTTGTCTTTACTACCGATGGAGTGGTTGAAGCTCGCAATGAGGCTGAAAAAATTTTTGGCTTTGAAGCCCTGGAATCTATTGTGGCCTCTGGCCCGTCTCAGAGCGCTGAAGAAATGAAGCACTATATTTTGGATCGAGTGGAGGCGCATCGGGGTTCGGCGGAACAAAACGATGATGTGACCGTGGTTGTAGTGAGAGTCAAGGGGGATTTACCCCGCCGGGGATAA